In one Fodinicola acaciae genomic region, the following are encoded:
- a CDS encoding NAD(P)/FAD-dependent oxidoreductase, producing MTRGRQRIVIVGAGLAGLRAAERLRELRFDGDILIVGDEPYAPYHRPALSKQVLTQRGGADDITLRSYVDLGDCWRIGTRAWRLAPGRHVVSLPGGEELRYDGLVIATGVQARHLSGAPRQDPRIHVLRTLDDAWSIRATLSRSRGRVVVIGTGFTACEIASSLRETGRAVTLVGRSATLLGGVIGEECGEAMNDFHRRNGTDLVLGVTTAGWDRRPDHVAVRLSDGRVLTASCVVVAIGSVFNTDWLRGAGIDTDGGIRCDPTCFVEGTEDVVAAGDVARWPNLRFDETPRTCQHWLNAVEMGRAAAQNLLAGRSRARPYCPMPAFWSEQYGRRIQGVGLPALATNSVPLSGKLKHLRRAVFGYDEGARRVGVIAFDQPRELLRLTLELESALPAPPRAIARAPRPTRTTAPAGPDLIFVTKGLHLAT from the coding sequence GTGACGCGCGGCCGGCAACGGATCGTCATCGTCGGTGCCGGACTGGCCGGCCTGCGCGCCGCGGAACGGTTGCGTGAGTTGCGTTTCGACGGCGACATCCTGATCGTCGGCGACGAGCCGTACGCGCCCTATCATCGCCCGGCGCTGTCCAAGCAGGTGCTCACGCAACGCGGCGGCGCCGACGACATCACGCTGCGGTCGTACGTCGACCTTGGTGATTGTTGGCGGATCGGCACAAGAGCCTGGCGGCTCGCTCCCGGCCGGCATGTGGTGTCCTTGCCGGGCGGCGAAGAACTGCGCTATGACGGCCTGGTCATCGCGACCGGCGTACAAGCGCGGCATCTTTCCGGCGCACCACGACAAGATCCGCGCATACATGTGTTGCGTACGCTCGACGACGCCTGGTCCATCCGCGCGACGCTGAGCCGGTCGCGTGGTCGCGTCGTGGTCATCGGCACCGGATTCACCGCCTGCGAAATCGCCTCCAGCCTCCGGGAAACCGGCCGCGCCGTCACATTGGTCGGGCGCTCGGCGACGCTGCTCGGCGGTGTCATCGGCGAGGAATGTGGCGAGGCGATGAACGATTTCCACCGCCGCAACGGAACCGACCTCGTGTTGGGCGTGACAACGGCCGGCTGGGACCGCCGGCCGGACCACGTGGCCGTACGGCTGTCCGACGGCCGGGTGCTGACCGCGTCCTGCGTCGTCGTCGCCATCGGCAGCGTCTTCAACACGGACTGGCTTCGTGGCGCGGGAATCGACACCGACGGCGGAATCCGTTGCGATCCAACGTGTTTCGTGGAAGGCACGGAGGACGTGGTAGCCGCCGGCGATGTGGCGCGTTGGCCGAATCTCCGCTTCGATGAAACGCCGCGGACCTGCCAACACTGGCTCAACGCGGTGGAAATGGGACGCGCGGCGGCGCAAAACCTGCTGGCGGGGCGATCGCGTGCTCGGCCGTACTGTCCGATGCCGGCGTTCTGGTCGGAACAGTATGGCCGGCGGATCCAGGGTGTCGGCCTCCCGGCGCTCGCGACCAACAGCGTTCCCTTGTCCGGCAAGCTGAAACACCTGCGAAGAGCGGTTTTCGGTTACGACGAAGGCGCTCGACGCGTCGGTGTGATCGCTTTCGACCAGCCACGCGAGCTTCTGCGGCTGACGCTGGAGTTGGAGTCGGCACTGCCGGCACCACCGCGTGCGATCGCGCGCGCTCCGCGACCGACGCGTACAACTGCTCCGGCTGGCCCCGACCTGATCTTCGTGACGAAAGGACTCCACCTTGCGACTTGA
- a CDS encoding DUF4185 domain-containing protein — MRWFRSAAAVVAVAAVALLLAPVRPAAAATAPAAPGTIVEPLGTGAASIIRSDFVSNGHRNFEVAALQGNTLVHYWKDNGDTNWAWHRGQVISTAATGPGAIVQSDFMSGGHGNLEVFVQEGDHIQHYWHDSGQPNSRWQRGGNFGSGVTGPPSVITSDFVSNGHRNFEVVVPEGNNLVHYWHDNGNASNPWQRAKVVTTTASGPGSLIQTTFMSGGHGNLELVVREGDHLVHYWHDSGAPDSAWQRATSFGSGITGAPSFIQSSFGSGNFEVVAPAGSELVHFWKDNSNTANPWAVAGEPRITGINSAASLIQTDFGSPGNLELVVLGPRAPVPDGAQVSGNATDYRLIHYWHDSSNPGAAWGQAQDIAYRGRSEKVCQQSGKWDLERLAPTVNGTSGLNYSEWATDLGYPVDDGTTLSLMFGDTHLNHTPISTDEKNSPDDVVLQTRQTTAPTDTNCLQLTPVPEGNTVTPAIVTVNGSRDTNFLQGFFNVPTSGFAAGGSTYAAFWTKHCMTATICNYGTNQVGEGWMTRRNADGTTYERLFRLPPAFVYTASVNSDTIAGLPADQRKGAYVYGVPNYRASYPYLAYVPAGSVADQSSWRYFTGLDAGGSPLWSADPAQASNVFNTGDQRPCIGEFSVSWIAPLQKWLMLYNCDPGVVARFSDTPWGPWSAPSTIFSPGADNGLCHFIHDGSRDCDNTHEPGATNGGGPYAPFILSRYTSGNSTSATIYYLLSTWNPYQVVVMRATLHA, encoded by the coding sequence ATGAGATGGTTCCGTTCCGCAGCTGCCGTCGTCGCCGTCGCCGCCGTCGCCCTGTTGCTCGCGCCTGTTCGGCCGGCCGCGGCCGCGACCGCACCGGCCGCGCCTGGCACGATCGTCGAGCCGTTGGGCACCGGCGCCGCGTCGATCATCCGCAGTGACTTCGTCTCCAACGGACACCGCAACTTCGAGGTCGCGGCACTGCAGGGCAACACGCTCGTGCATTACTGGAAGGACAACGGCGACACCAACTGGGCCTGGCACCGCGGCCAGGTGATCAGCACCGCGGCGACCGGTCCCGGCGCGATCGTACAAAGCGACTTCATGTCGGGAGGACACGGAAATCTGGAGGTGTTCGTCCAGGAAGGCGACCACATCCAGCATTACTGGCACGACAGCGGCCAACCGAACAGCCGCTGGCAGCGCGGCGGCAACTTCGGTTCCGGCGTCACCGGGCCGCCGTCGGTGATCACCAGCGACTTCGTCTCCAACGGGCACCGCAACTTCGAGGTCGTCGTGCCCGAAGGCAACAATCTCGTGCATTACTGGCACGACAACGGAAACGCCAGCAATCCGTGGCAACGCGCGAAGGTCGTCACGACCACCGCCAGTGGTCCAGGCTCGCTGATCCAGACGACTTTCATGTCCGGCGGCCACGGAAACCTCGAACTGGTCGTACGCGAAGGCGACCACCTGGTGCACTATTGGCACGACAGCGGCGCGCCGGACAGCGCGTGGCAGCGCGCGACGAGCTTCGGCTCCGGCATCACCGGCGCGCCGTCATTCATCCAAAGCAGCTTCGGATCGGGAAACTTCGAGGTCGTCGCGCCGGCCGGGTCGGAGCTGGTGCATTTCTGGAAGGACAACAGCAACACGGCGAATCCCTGGGCGGTGGCCGGTGAGCCGCGGATCACCGGGATCAACTCGGCGGCATCGCTGATCCAGACCGACTTCGGCTCGCCCGGCAACCTCGAGCTGGTCGTGCTCGGTCCACGCGCGCCGGTGCCGGACGGCGCGCAGGTCAGCGGGAACGCCACCGACTACCGGCTGATCCATTATTGGCACGACAGCAGCAATCCCGGTGCGGCCTGGGGACAGGCACAAGATATCGCCTACCGTGGCCGCAGCGAGAAAGTGTGTCAACAGAGCGGAAAATGGGACCTGGAGCGGCTGGCGCCGACGGTCAACGGCACGAGCGGGCTCAACTACAGCGAATGGGCCACCGACCTGGGCTATCCCGTCGACGACGGCACCACGCTGAGCCTGATGTTCGGTGACACGCACCTGAACCACACGCCGATTTCCACCGACGAGAAGAACAGTCCCGACGACGTCGTCCTGCAGACGCGGCAGACCACCGCGCCAACCGACACCAACTGCCTGCAGTTGACACCTGTGCCGGAGGGAAACACCGTCACACCAGCGATCGTGACCGTCAACGGCAGCCGGGACACCAACTTCCTGCAGGGCTTCTTCAACGTGCCGACCAGTGGGTTCGCCGCGGGCGGCAGCACGTACGCGGCGTTTTGGACCAAGCACTGCATGACCGCGACGATCTGCAACTACGGCACCAACCAGGTGGGCGAAGGCTGGATGACCAGACGCAACGCCGACGGCACGACGTACGAACGACTTTTCCGGCTGCCGCCGGCATTCGTCTACACCGCCTCGGTCAACTCCGACACGATCGCCGGACTGCCGGCGGACCAGAGGAAAGGCGCGTACGTCTACGGCGTGCCCAACTATCGGGCGAGCTACCCATATCTCGCGTACGTGCCGGCCGGCTCGGTCGCCGACCAGAGCAGCTGGCGGTATTTCACCGGTCTGGACGCAGGCGGCAGTCCGCTGTGGAGCGCTGATCCGGCGCAGGCCAGCAACGTCTTCAACACCGGCGACCAAAGGCCGTGCATCGGCGAGTTTTCGGTGTCGTGGATCGCGCCGCTGCAGAAATGGCTGATGCTCTACAACTGTGACCCCGGCGTGGTCGCCCGGTTCTCCGACACGCCATGGGGTCCGTGGTCGGCGCCGAGCACGATTTTCAGTCCTGGCGCCGACAACGGCCTGTGTCACTTCATCCACGACGGCTCGCGCGACTGCGACAACACACACGAACCCGGTGCCACCAACGGCGGCGGACCGTACGCGCCGTTCATCCTTTCCCGCTACACGTCCGGAAACTCCACCTCCGCGACCATCTACTACCTGCTCTCCACCTGGAATCCATACCAGGTCGTGGTCATGCGCGCGACACTCCATGCCTGA
- a CDS encoding serine hydrolase domain-containing protein, producing MSVQQLLDRAVSNGEVPGILAQVWHNGDTWCGTAGVSDLESGRTRQPGDHFRIGSATKTFVAVIVLRLVADGRLSLDDTVDTWLPGVVRGNGHDGRRITVRQLLNHTSGLFNYAMDPVLIERYYTPALLEHRFDGYTPEQLVAYAMAHPPLFEPGTDWMYCNTGYVLAGMIIERITGTTFGEELKRIVTGPLELSGTYMPSRGDSGIAVPHGRYYSNLSVSRPEARIHDLTEMNVSMAWTGGGMISTAGDMLRFFGELLAGRLLPPEQQREMFTTVPTHDWHPKLPGAGYGLGVASIVLPDGTTLWGNGGAINGSWSYVFGRRDGSHLIAANVNADWTYGDWSDPIGVFTDLVAAEFG from the coding sequence ATGTCCGTCCAGCAACTGCTCGACAGAGCGGTGTCCAACGGCGAGGTGCCCGGCATTTTGGCGCAGGTGTGGCACAACGGCGACACGTGGTGTGGCACGGCAGGTGTGTCGGACCTGGAGAGCGGTCGCACTCGCCAACCAGGCGACCATTTCCGGATTGGCAGTGCCACCAAGACATTCGTGGCTGTCATTGTGCTGCGGTTGGTCGCGGACGGCCGGTTGAGCCTCGACGACACGGTCGACACCTGGCTTCCCGGAGTCGTACGCGGCAACGGCCATGACGGTCGGCGGATCACCGTACGACAGCTGCTCAACCACACCAGCGGCCTGTTCAACTACGCGATGGATCCGGTCTTGATTGAGCGCTATTACACGCCGGCGCTCTTGGAGCACCGCTTCGACGGTTATACGCCGGAGCAGCTGGTCGCGTACGCCATGGCGCATCCGCCGTTGTTCGAGCCCGGGACGGACTGGATGTATTGCAACACCGGCTATGTCCTGGCCGGCATGATCATCGAGAGGATCACCGGCACGACGTTCGGCGAGGAACTGAAGCGGATCGTGACCGGTCCGCTGGAACTGTCCGGCACGTACATGCCGAGCCGCGGTGACTCGGGCATCGCTGTCCCGCATGGCCGCTATTACTCGAATCTGAGCGTTTCGCGGCCAGAAGCGCGCATTCACGACCTCACCGAGATGAACGTGAGCATGGCCTGGACCGGCGGCGGGATGATTTCGACCGCTGGCGACATGCTCCGGTTTTTCGGCGAGCTGCTGGCCGGCCGGTTGCTGCCACCCGAGCAACAGAGGGAAATGTTCACCACGGTCCCGACCCACGACTGGCATCCGAAGCTGCCTGGCGCCGGCTATGGCCTCGGCGTCGCGTCGATCGTGCTGCCGGACGGCACGACATTGTGGGGAAACGGCGGCGCGATCAACGGATCCTGGTCGTACGTCTTCGGCCGGCGCGACGGCTCACACCTGATTGCCGCGAATGTGAACGCCGACTGGACGTACGGCGACTGGAGCGACCCCATCGGCGTCTTCACCGACCTGGTCGCGGCTGAATTCGGCTGA
- a CDS encoding GbsR/MarR family transcriptional regulator codes for MPRLTQRDRERIATMLAQRLAYAEIARRLGRPTSTISREVSRNSGPGGYDPRRAHLQTEWRGRRGGPPPAPASYERAPAVRAIEAELTEVLASTGLARMPARVLAFLCTTESGASTAAELVHRLRVSPASISTAVRYLLEQRMIRREREPGRRAYRYVIDKDVWFHSAVASARRTARLSEAAKRAAGILGAGTPAGDRLAGMSAFLDVLSGDLVERAKHWRRVMRS; via the coding sequence ATGCCGAGGCTGACACAGCGAGACCGTGAACGGATCGCGACAATGCTCGCGCAGCGGCTCGCGTACGCCGAAATCGCGCGCCGGCTGGGCCGGCCGACCTCGACCATCAGCCGTGAGGTGAGCAGAAACAGCGGACCGGGCGGATACGACCCGCGACGCGCTCACCTGCAGACCGAGTGGCGCGGCCGCCGCGGCGGACCGCCGCCGGCTCCCGCCTCGTACGAGCGCGCGCCGGCTGTGCGCGCGATCGAGGCGGAGCTCACCGAGGTGCTGGCGAGCACCGGCCTGGCACGGATGCCGGCCAGAGTGCTCGCCTTTCTTTGCACCACGGAGTCCGGCGCCAGCACCGCTGCCGAACTCGTCCACCGGCTGCGCGTCAGCCCCGCGTCGATCTCAACGGCGGTGCGCTATCTGCTTGAGCAACGGATGATCCGTCGTGAGCGGGAGCCGGGACGGCGCGCTTATCGTTACGTCATCGACAAAGATGTCTGGTTTCACTCCGCTGTGGCGAGCGCGCGGCGTACGGCTCGGCTTTCCGAGGCCGCCAAACGTGCCGCCGGCATCCTCGGCGCCGGCACCCCGGCCGGCGACCGGCTCGCCGGCATGAGCGCGTTTCTGGACGTACTCAGCGGAGATCTCGTCGAGCGCGCCAAACATTGGCGACGGGTCATGCGTAGTTGA
- a CDS encoding permease prefix domain 1-containing protein translates to MTAREDELEKQFAQWRHYVQRRKELRTADVDELEDHLRGCVDELVEAGLTADEAFLVAVKRMGSLDELSREFAREHSDRLWKQLVLTGDTGGSETDRRSRLDLWVMCVCAVGAAVSVKVPELFGVKWQGNIEFYAANFSLFALPWLAAYLGWRRRLNSVLIAILVALFAIGAVAANVYPVAETSQAVVISAIHLPIALWFVVGLAYVATDWRSSRRRMDFVRFTGEWFVYLVLIALGGGVLVAFVSGTFAAIGIAPYTFISQWLVPCGVMGAIVVAGWLVEAKQSVVENIAPVLTRLFTPLFTAVLLAFLVAVVWTSAGINIERNALILFNLLLVVVLGLLLYSLSARDPLTPPGLFDRLQLALVVSALAIDVLVLVEITGRITEFGTTPNRIVALGENVVLLVNLAWSAWLLARFVLRRTPFAALEQWQTGYLPVYAAWAWIVVFVLPPLFNYA, encoded by the coding sequence GTGACCGCGCGTGAGGACGAGCTGGAGAAGCAGTTCGCGCAATGGCGGCATTATGTGCAGCGGCGCAAGGAACTGCGGACGGCCGATGTCGATGAGTTGGAGGATCACCTCCGCGGTTGCGTCGACGAGCTGGTCGAGGCCGGTCTGACCGCCGACGAGGCGTTTTTGGTCGCGGTCAAGCGAATGGGAAGCTTGGACGAGCTGTCCCGCGAGTTTGCCAGAGAGCATTCCGACCGGCTGTGGAAACAGCTGGTGCTCACCGGCGACACCGGTGGCTCGGAGACCGACCGGCGGTCGCGGCTGGACCTGTGGGTGATGTGCGTCTGCGCGGTCGGCGCGGCGGTTTCGGTGAAGGTGCCGGAGCTTTTCGGCGTCAAATGGCAAGGCAACATCGAGTTCTACGCGGCGAACTTCAGCCTCTTCGCGTTGCCGTGGCTGGCGGCCTACCTCGGCTGGCGCCGACGGCTCAACAGCGTGCTGATCGCGATTTTGGTGGCGTTGTTCGCGATCGGAGCGGTGGCGGCCAACGTGTATCCGGTCGCCGAGACCTCTCAGGCCGTCGTCATCTCGGCCATTCACCTGCCGATCGCCCTGTGGTTCGTGGTTGGTCTGGCGTACGTGGCGACCGACTGGCGTTCGTCTCGGCGGCGGATGGATTTCGTCCGCTTCACCGGCGAATGGTTCGTCTATTTGGTGCTGATCGCACTCGGCGGCGGCGTACTCGTCGCGTTTGTCTCCGGCACATTCGCCGCCATCGGAATCGCGCCGTACACGTTCATCTCGCAGTGGCTGGTGCCGTGCGGTGTGATGGGCGCGATCGTCGTAGCCGGATGGCTCGTGGAGGCGAAACAAAGCGTCGTGGAGAATATCGCGCCGGTGCTCACGCGGCTGTTCACCCCACTGTTCACGGCCGTGTTGCTGGCGTTTCTCGTCGCCGTCGTCTGGACCAGTGCTGGCATCAACATCGAGCGTAATGCGTTGATTCTTTTCAACCTGTTGCTGGTCGTCGTGCTGGGCCTGCTGCTTTATTCGCTGTCGGCACGCGATCCGCTGACCCCGCCTGGCCTGTTCGACAGGCTCCAGCTCGCGCTCGTGGTCAGCGCACTGGCCATCGACGTGCTGGTGCTGGTGGAAATCACCGGCCGCATCACCGAGTTCGGCACCACTCCCAACCGGATCGTGGCGCTCGGCGAAAACGTGGTCCTGCTGGTCAACCTCGCCTGGTCGGCGTGGCTGCTGGCGCGGTTCGTGTTGCGGCGTACGCCGTTCGCGGCACTCGAACAGTGGCAGACCGGCTACCTGCCGGTGTACGCGGCGTGGGCCTGGATCGTCGTCTTCGTCCTGCCGCCATTGTTCAACTACGCATGA
- a CDS encoding PadR family transcriptional regulator, which translates to MKVAKDLVAASATPMVLGILAEGESYGYAILRRISELSGGELDWTEGLLYPLLHRLERLGYVEASWQAAVGERRRKYYRITDQGLAELAEQRRQWDTVAQALKKLGGTGVLAVMPLEGPA; encoded by the coding sequence GTGAAAGTCGCGAAGGACTTGGTGGCCGCGTCGGCGACGCCGATGGTGCTTGGCATTTTGGCGGAAGGCGAGAGCTATGGCTATGCCATTCTGCGGCGGATCAGTGAGCTGTCCGGCGGTGAGCTGGACTGGACCGAAGGCCTGCTTTATCCATTGTTGCACCGGCTCGAACGCCTAGGGTATGTGGAGGCGAGCTGGCAGGCGGCGGTCGGTGAGCGGCGGCGGAAGTATTATCGGATCACTGACCAGGGGCTGGCCGAGCTGGCCGAGCAGCGGCGGCAGTGGGACACGGTCGCACAGGCGCTGAAAAAACTGGGCGGCACGGGCGTGCTCGCGGTGATGCCGTTGGAGGGGCCGGCGTGA
- a CDS encoding SgcJ/EcaC family oxidoreductase, whose amino-acid sequence MFDEAAERRAILEIGQAMRDAWNRGDATGFASLFTDDASFVAWTGAHGYGRQAIAEAHRPLLAGPLAGSRLTMTDESLRFIRADAAVLVTTGAVVSTERDHRSIQTLVLVKDDGRWQVSAFQNTRAES is encoded by the coding sequence ATGTTCGATGAAGCCGCCGAGCGGCGGGCGATCCTTGAGATTGGCCAGGCGATGCGGGATGCCTGGAATCGCGGTGATGCCACCGGTTTCGCGTCGCTGTTCACCGATGACGCCAGCTTCGTGGCGTGGACCGGAGCGCACGGATACGGACGGCAGGCCATCGCCGAGGCGCACCGGCCGCTGCTGGCGGGACCGCTGGCCGGCTCGCGGCTGACGATGACGGACGAGTCGCTGCGGTTCATCCGCGCCGATGCTGCCGTCCTGGTCACGACGGGTGCGGTGGTGTCGACCGAGCGGGACCATCGGTCCATTCAGACATTGGTGCTGGTCAAGGACGACGGCCGGTGGCAGGTGTCGGCGTTTCAGAACACCAGGGCGGAATCGTGA
- a CDS encoding TetR/AcrR family transcriptional regulator: MRLRDRLKQQTRQAISDVAMELFAADGFDAVTIAQVAEAAGVSKMTVTNHFPRKEDLVFDHADAAINGLADAVTARAVGESILTAVRRDYLDRLAAGAVSLGPPTATFARLVQNSHVLISRAREIADLREQALGDAIAAETGVDDTRQRVVAAQLASVHRVLFAESVRRILDGQSRATIRRLLAAKARDAFDLLEPALGHYGIKT; this comes from the coding sequence ATGAGACTACGGGATCGCCTGAAACAGCAGACCAGGCAGGCGATCTCGGACGTCGCGATGGAGCTGTTCGCCGCCGACGGTTTCGACGCGGTGACGATCGCGCAGGTCGCCGAGGCCGCCGGCGTGTCGAAAATGACCGTGACCAACCACTTTCCGCGTAAAGAGGACCTGGTCTTCGACCATGCCGACGCGGCCATCAACGGCTTGGCCGACGCGGTCACCGCACGCGCCGTTGGCGAGAGCATCCTCACAGCCGTACGCCGCGACTACCTCGACCGGCTCGCCGCCGGCGCGGTGAGCCTCGGTCCACCGACCGCGACATTCGCGCGACTAGTCCAGAACAGCCACGTACTCATCAGCCGAGCGCGCGAGATCGCCGACTTACGCGAGCAGGCACTCGGTGACGCGATCGCCGCCGAGACCGGCGTCGACGATACGCGGCAACGCGTCGTCGCCGCACAGCTGGCATCGGTCCACCGCGTACTTTTCGCCGAAAGCGTGAGACGCATTCTCGACGGCCAGTCACGCGCCACGATCCGCCGCCTGCTCGCTGCGAAAGCACGCGATGCCTTCGACCTCCTCGAGCCGGCTCTCGGCCACTACGGCATCAAAACCTGA
- a CDS encoding VC0807 family protein, whose translation MKRQTSGAVLGLVVDIGLPLVAYYALHALGAVDWVALLAATAAAGVRLVAVAVWTRRVSWFAAIMLAMFGVSLALAFVRGDPRFLLLKDSFTTAALGLVFLLSLLGKQPLTLAGAQTWRPALARELAALYDRDPAARRAFRASALGWGAGLLAEAVARVPLIYLVPVDVMVGLSTGMMIAAMVALAGWNALYIAQVARRHPALAVLLPPGFRF comes from the coding sequence GTGAAAAGACAGACGTCTGGCGCGGTGCTCGGGCTGGTCGTGGACATCGGCCTTCCGCTCGTCGCGTACTACGCACTGCACGCTCTCGGCGCCGTCGACTGGGTCGCCCTGCTGGCCGCCACGGCCGCGGCCGGCGTACGACTCGTCGCCGTGGCCGTGTGGACGCGACGGGTCTCCTGGTTTGCCGCGATCATGCTCGCGATGTTCGGCGTCAGCCTGGCACTGGCCTTCGTTCGCGGCGATCCGCGGTTTCTGCTGCTCAAGGACTCTTTCACCACGGCCGCGCTCGGCCTGGTGTTTTTGCTGAGTCTGCTCGGAAAACAGCCGCTCACGCTGGCCGGTGCGCAGACCTGGCGGCCGGCGCTGGCGCGGGAGCTTGCCGCGCTGTACGACCGCGATCCAGCCGCGCGTCGCGCTTTCCGTGCCAGCGCGCTCGGCTGGGGCGCTGGACTCCTCGCGGAAGCGGTCGCGCGGGTGCCGCTGATCTATCTGGTGCCGGTGGACGTGATGGTGGGGCTCTCCACCGGCATGATGATCGCCGCCATGGTCGCGTTGGCTGGTTGGAACGCGCTCTACATCGCGCAGGTCGCGCGGCGGCATCCCGCGCTCGCCGTGCTGCTGCCGCCCGGTTTCAGGTTTTGA
- a CDS encoding TetR/AcrR family transcriptional regulator: MSPRSADPAVRAALLAAAKRLLSTEGPQALSTRRLATEVGASSIAVYTHFGSMDQLRRELRRDGFGRLEADLDAIPRTDDPVADLGSAILAYFAFGLGDPDLYRAMFVDRPPERTEDAGTGVFERLVAAVDRCVDAGRFEPAEPALLRGWSAELWTAGHGMITLALTGLLPLDQVRFLLTDMTCRLAVGFGDDPAAASRSIETLHSAQGDLG; encoded by the coding sequence GTGAGTCCTCGATCCGCCGATCCGGCCGTACGCGCGGCCCTGCTGGCCGCGGCGAAACGCCTGCTGAGCACCGAGGGGCCGCAGGCGTTGTCGACGCGCCGGCTGGCCACCGAGGTCGGTGCGTCCTCGATCGCCGTCTACACGCATTTCGGCAGCATGGACCAGCTGCGCCGGGAGCTGCGTCGAGACGGTTTCGGCAGGCTTGAGGCCGACCTCGACGCGATCCCGCGCACCGACGATCCGGTCGCCGACCTCGGCTCGGCCATCCTCGCCTACTTCGCGTTCGGGCTCGGCGACCCCGACCTGTATCGCGCGATGTTCGTCGACCGTCCGCCGGAGCGTACGGAGGACGCCGGCACCGGAGTGTTCGAGCGCCTGGTCGCCGCCGTCGACCGCTGCGTCGACGCCGGCCGGTTCGAGCCGGCCGAGCCGGCCCTCCTGCGCGGCTGGTCCGCCGAGCTGTGGACCGCCGGACACGGCATGATCACGTTGGCGTTGACCGGGCTTCTGCCGCTCGACCAGGTCCGGTTTTTGCTGACCGACATGACATGTCGCCTCGCGGTCGGCTTCGGCGACGATCCGGCCGCCGCCAGCCGGTCCATCGAGACCCTCCACTCAGCCCAGGGTGACCTCGGCTGA
- a CDS encoding aldo/keto reductase — MTTNSAGRLGERTVSRVGFGAMQLHRLHADRDAAIAVMRHARDLGVDHVDTAQFYGDGFVNEVIRDAIGDDDGVVIVSKVGAEPDPDGPRPLRLAQRPEQLRAGVEANLATLGVEQIPVMNLRRADGGPGIRAEGDQVVDLDDQLAVMTALRDEGKIGAIGLSGVTIEILRRALPAGIVCVQNAYSLVAREDEDMLRLCADEGIAWVPFFPLGGAFPGLPKVADEPAVTAAAQALGHSPAQIGLAWLLHHSPNVLLIPGTADRDHLEANLAVGAISLDDATMATLDAVPSQSAEVTLG; from the coding sequence ATGACCACGAACAGTGCCGGACGGCTCGGCGAGCGTACGGTGTCGCGCGTCGGCTTCGGGGCGATGCAGCTGCACCGCCTGCACGCCGACCGCGACGCGGCGATCGCCGTGATGCGGCATGCGCGTGACCTCGGTGTCGATCACGTCGACACGGCTCAGTTCTATGGCGACGGCTTCGTCAACGAAGTCATCCGCGATGCCATCGGCGACGATGACGGCGTCGTGATCGTCAGCAAGGTCGGCGCTGAGCCCGACCCGGACGGTCCTCGTCCGTTGCGGCTGGCGCAGCGGCCCGAGCAGTTGCGGGCCGGCGTGGAGGCCAACCTCGCCACGCTCGGCGTCGAGCAGATCCCGGTCATGAACCTCCGCCGGGCGGACGGCGGGCCAGGCATTCGCGCCGAAGGTGACCAGGTGGTCGATCTCGACGACCAGCTCGCGGTCATGACGGCGCTGCGTGACGAGGGCAAGATCGGCGCGATTGGCCTGAGCGGCGTGACGATCGAGATCCTGCGCCGGGCCCTGCCCGCCGGCATCGTGTGCGTACAGAACGCCTACAGCCTGGTCGCGCGTGAAGACGAGGACATGCTGCGGCTCTGCGCCGACGAAGGCATCGCCTGGGTCCCGTTCTTTCCGCTTGGCGGTGCTTTTCCCGGCCTGCCCAAGGTCGCCGACGAGCCGGCCGTGACCGCCGCCGCGCAGGCCCTCGGCCACAGCCCCGCGCAGATCGGTCTCGCCTGGCTGCTGCACCACTCGCCAAACGTGCTGCTCATCCCGGGGACCGCCGACCGCGACCATCTCGAGGCCAACCTGGCCGTCGGCGCGATCTCGTTGGACGACGCCACGATGGCCACGCTGGACGCCGTACCGTCTCAGTCAGCCGAGGTCACCCTGGGCTGA